The DNA region GCTGTTCCCTCTGGCTAGCTCCTAATAATAATTCAGGACCAACACAACACCTTTTCTGAGAAGCCTTCTCTGATACATGTTCCTCTCCTGTAGTTTCTCACAgtattgttcttttctttcctagcacttatcaatattttatttatttattggtactggggatggaacctaaggacactctaccactgggctatattcTCAGCTCTCTCACttgctcttttaaattttgagacagtctggttaagttgctgagattgacctcaaacttgagatcctcctgccccagcctcccaagttgctgggattacacgtgtgcaccaccatatctggctcAATGTTTTACACTATAAATTTGTGTGTATGTCTTCATGGTATATTCACGCAGACCAACTCCATGGGGACGTGGCCATTATCTTGCACAAACTGGGTGCTTATACTTCTGTGGAGAATGTGAACTGCATGTGACAGCTGCTTGTACATGTGGGAGTTATAAAAGCATCTACTCTGAGTACAAGATGTCTCTCACTGGTGCTGCAGGATCACTGTTCACTCATAGGGAAGAGATGATCCTCTTTCAATTACTGAAAACTACTGACATCTGGATCCAGAAGGGGGGGGTTGTCTTTCATTCTGAAGGGAACAGTGCATAGCCATAGTACATCCTAATGCCAGAATCCTGTTCTCACTCCTTGCTTGCCTACTTTTCAGCTTGGCCAAGAAATTTTGCAATAATCTCCCGAGGACTCTCTTTGCCTCTCTCATATCTCCATCTCTGTGTTTCAGGATCTGTTTCCATATCTCATCATCCCACTTCCTTGTTTCAAACCTTAACAATGCTttataattcacttgttaattcaTGTAATTATTTGACAAGAATTTTGAGAGATTCTTATATTTTAAGCACAATTATAGGTACTGGCAATACAGCTAGAAAGCAAGACAGATGAAGACCTTCTTCCCATGGAACTGCATTCTCAGAGTCTGGATAATGCCCTATGAGATCAAGCTCCAGTGCCAGGTCCTGGCATTCAGGCCCATTGTGGTGTCTTCTCCATTCTCATCTCTGGATACTGTTTTGCTCATGCTCGTGATTTTTGCTCACCCAGGTGGATGTCATGTAAAGATACTGAAGTTTCGAGGGGGATGAGAGGTCTTGTCCAAAGGCATACAGTCACTAAGCATTGAGGTTGGGATTTGATCCAAAGATGCCTGGTGTTCTTGTATGTGTATCTCTTGTCCCACGATAGAGGCTCAAAACACCTTCCTGATGGAGCTATCTCATCATTTCACATGTATTTTTCCTTCTTGTGACACCATCACAGAATGGGGCTAACCAAACAACAAATCACAGTTTATCAACAATGATTCTGAGACCAGGTTTAAGAGTAAACCTCAATCCATGGAGAACCACCACAAGGGATAGGTAGGGGTTGAGAGGAATTTGTGAGCTGTGGAGATTCTGATGGCTCTGAATTTATTATCAACTCCATGCTTTCTAGGGACTCAGTGGGTTTTCTGGACTTTTGTAATTCCATGGATACAGGGGACTCTGGGTGTCATGGAGTTTTCACAGCCTTCACTGTCTCCAGTTTAGCTTGCTTTTCCTGGAAGGAGCTATGGAACAGTCAGGCAAAGAAAGAAGGATATTGGAACAATTCTAGAGGTGAGTATCCACATCTTAAAAGGATAGCTCTTTGAGTACAGAGGTAAGCAACATGGATCAGGTGTTGGCTTAATCTTTGCTCATAATCCCATGATTGGAACCTGCAGCCTGTCTTCTTCCTCTGGTCCTGCCCCTATGCATCCCCTGTACCAGGTGTCACCAAACTATTCCCCAGATTCCTCTGGGACATCTTGTTTGACATTCTTAGATAGGTTTGGTCTTTCCCTCCTCTGGGCCACCATAAccccatggatttttttttttttttttttgtgaaggcGCCTTTTCTACCATCCTGTTTGCTCACTGAGGGCAAGACCTGGGTGAGACACCAGCATTGCACAGCACAGAGATTAGGAGATTTGATAGGAAACATTGGTAGTATTTAATAGATATAATCTATAAAGGGACACCAATTTTTCATATAGGGTGCTTGGAGGGTGGCAGAGGATTTCTGGTCTTAGAGAGTAAGAAATGGTAAACAATAGATGTCTAGCACCTTCCAGCACTTTCCCTTTCAAGTGCTGCAGAAGATGGGAGTGAAGTATGAATGAACGAGTAACCGAGGTGTGGCCTGCCTCCAAGCACTTCAGGCTGTCTTGGGCCTGTGGCATCTACAAGGTGCTGAACACTGCTTGCTAAACACCCAGAGGCCAACCTTTGGTTTCCACTCTGATGCTAGAACCATCGCTAGGGGTCCCCAATTCTCTTCCCAGTGGAGATTCAGTGTGCtgggtgtgtgcgtgcgtgcatgtgtgtttgtTGCAATCCTGATTACTCTTTAAATTATGTCtcttaattttcatctttcataaGGCTCTCTGGGGCCTTAACTTCACCACCTATAAAATGATTTGTAAGCACATTCTATGTTTATATATCAATACTGAATAGGGGAGCTTCTTCTCAAGCCCTGTATTAACTTCTTCCTGtaggacttttatttttatttttgcagtacagaggattaaacccagtggttCTCTACCAACCAagctacatttctagccctttttaaattttattttgaaacaaagtcttgcttggtgatcaggctggtcttgaaatcctcctgcctcggcctcccaagttgctgagaatacaggtatgtgctactgcacctggctgtcTTTGAGTCTTAATTATCTTATCTTGATAGACTGGATTCCAAATATAATGGGTACCTACCAAAATCTGGTTCTCAGAAGATGGGGTGGTTATGGATTTCCCTGGTTCAGCCTTCTTTGGAGACATCTTGGGTTCTGGCCTACTGACTTCAGGGTTCTTTTGTGCTTTGATCTTTGCAGTTTTCTTTGCATTCTTCTTTCTGATATGCTTCACTCTAAGGAAATGAGCGTCTTATCAGTTCTGGCTCTCTACCTCTCTGCATCCCCAAATGGATTCTGGTCTTGATCATAGGTTCTGGTTTAGAGCCCCAACAACACTACCAGCTTGCTGTATTATCTATGGGAAGCCACATAACCTCGCTGGGAATTGGTTTCATACCCTATATAATGGGGATACCCTGTACACGTAAAGAGATCACTAGTCCAGCTGACTACTTCAAAATAGCTCATCAGTTTTCCCCACCACTCACTCCTTTTCCTCCACTCCTCTGATAGCCAGTCATTCCCAATCCCACTGCTTTCACTGCCTCACTTGCCTCAGCATAGGCTTGGCTCTTTCCTGAGAGATGAGGCACCATCTTCCTGCCTGCTCTGGCCTCCGGGCTCTTGCTGTCTGATCTGTCCCACCCCAAGATCATACTTCCAGCTTAGCAGTCTCCCATGGCTCCCAAACAGATATTCAGTCCAAGGCATCTAGCATCCAAGCAGCCAGAGGCCCTGATGCCCAAACCTTGGCCTGACCTCCAGCAACTCTGCCTTACTCTGGGCTCCTAGCCAGTATGTTCAGCTAAGTTTCAAGGGTCTTTATGAAATAACACCAAGGACCTTTTCCAACCCATTTTTAACCATTACCTGTCACTTTCAAGGTACCTGACTTCACACAGACACTGAGAAATGCTTCAATGTGCTGCTGGGCTTCTATATACTACTTTCCACCAAAATGAGTACTTGGTCTTCCAGGCCCATTTCAGACAACGccttttttgtagtactggggattgaaccccgagccttatgcatgctaggcaaacactgtaccactgagctacatccccagcctttttattttgagagaaggtctcaccAATtttcctaggctggcctcaaacttgtagtccttctgcttcagcatcctgagtagctggggttctaggtgtgtgccaccacacctagctctgtCAGCACCTTGCGGTCTCTCTGTTGGCTTCTCCAGGGCCACCACTTCTTTCCCAGATTTATCTTTTGTAAAATGCACTGAAAACTGAGTCCCATGGGCGTGTTTTATGGCATGGTGTAGCCCTGGTGTCTCTGTAATGACCCTTTTCAGACCCTGAGCTCATTGACTTTGTCCTCTCTGTGCTGGTACCAGAGCTAGAGTATGCAGGGTAGCAGGCAGGTAGGTAGCTGGTAGAAGGGAGAATTTAACCACAGTACTGGCATCTGCTGTGTGCCCCCAAAAGTCTCTGTGTTAGAGACCTAGTCCCTCAATTCAcatgttaatggtatttggagCTGAGGCCTTTGGGAGGAAATTAGGATTAGATGAtgtcatgagggtggggccccCATGATGACATTAGTGACTtttacaaagaggaaaagagaccTGAGATAGCACCCTTGCTCTGTCTCACCAAGGAGTGCCCTCTGCCATCTTATGATGTAGCAAAAAGGCCCTTACCAGAAGCTGAGCAGACACATGCCATGCTCTTAGACAGAACTGTGAACCAACTAAACATCTTTTCTTTGTACATTCccttgtctcaggtattttgttacagcaccagaaaatggactaaggcaTACTCACATgaaggggaggaggcagaggaagagcaATGTGACTGCCATAGATCCATAGACAACACCCTGGAGCAGCCCTTTCAGAAAGATCTGGGGAGCCAAAGGACTCCTTCCTGGAAGGAGAGAGCACGTGGGGAACGTTTCCCTCCCAAGACCTCAGATTCAGAGCCCAAATTGCTCCCTCCTCTGGTTGCAGTGCCAGTCCCCCCACCagctccccagccccaccctgctcACTACTGTCCTCACCTAGTCACTGGGTCCTCCACTCACCTGACATCAGTAGAATGCTCACAGCATGGGTTCCGTTTTGGTTCTTGCCCTCACAGAGAAGGCTTGTGCCCATTTCTGGCTCCTTGGCCAGGTTGATGGTGCTGTTGGCCCAGGGGCCAAGGGTGGTGGAAGTCACCTGGAGGCCGCCATCCACGCTGTTCACACCCACAGGGACACCGCCCACCCACCACTGCACAGAGGGCGTGGGGATCCCGTGGAAGGAGCAGCTGCACTGCAGCGTTTTCTCCAAGGAGCAAGAGGAGTTGAGCAGCCTGGCGGGTGCTGTGGAGAGGGAGTGGGAGTCAGCACAGCACCCGGCTTCCCTGCTCCCCTCAGGACCCAGGGAGCTTCAGGTAGACTTTCTAGAACCCCACAGGATCTAGGCCTCACAAACTAGTACCCTATTATCCCCCACCCCTGGGGTGCTCGGCCTTGGGATGATGGGGAGTGATTTTCTGAGTTCCTGCCTTGCCTCTGATCCCCGTTCCCCAGGTTAGACACCGGCCTGAGCTCCTCTGCTTCGCTCCTCACACCCCAGCTTCCTTCCGCCTTAGGCTCTGTGATCAATCTGTGTCTGGCTGCTGTTGGGCAAATCGCTT from Marmota flaviventris isolate mMarFla1 chromosome 18, mMarFla1.hap1, whole genome shotgun sequence includes:
- the LOC114083034 gene encoding SIGLEC family-like protein 1, coding for MSPLLRGLPQLEPTPARLLNSSCSLEKTLQCSCSFHGIPTPSVQWWVGGVPVGVNSVDGGLQVTSTTLGPWANSTINLAKEPEMGTSLLCEGKNQNGTHAVSILLMSGRSPLAPQIFLKGLLQGVVYGSMAVTLLFLCLLPFIVKHIRKKNAKKTAKIKAQKNPEVSRPEPKMSPKKAEPGKSITTPSSENQILLLPGKAS